The following DNA comes from Paenibacillus sp..
CGAGATATTATCGGACAGAACGCGATGATTATCGAGCAGTCGAGCGTCGTCCAGCGCTTTGCGGATATTCCGCAGGAGGCCGTCGACGACCGGCGGGCGCGCGCGAAGCGGATGGTCGACGAGGCGGTCGGCGACGCGCCGCAGCCGATCCGCAACTCGTACCGGCTGCTCGCCGGCTTGAACAGCCACGATTTGTCCGCCATGCGCGAGCTGCTCGGCATGCCGAAGCGCGTCGTATCCGCCTCGCATTGGAACGACGGCTATTATATTGCCGCCACGTTCGAATTCGACGGGTACTGCGCGACGTTCGAAACCGGCGTCGACTTCCAGCGGCGGTTCGACGCGCACATCGAAGTGTTCGGCAAATCGAAGCAGATGCGCCTCCAGTACGATACGCCGTATATCCGTCATTTGCCGACGACGCTGCGCATCGCCGAGACGATCGGAGACGCCTACGAGGAATCCGTTCACCGTCCGACGTTCAAAGATCCGTACACCGTCGAGCTGGAGCGGTTTTACGAGGTCGTCGCCCAAGGCGCCGCGCCGAAAACGACTCCGGAGGATTACAAGCAGGATCTGGCGTTGTTTCGAATGATTTGCGACGCGCTGCTCCGCAACTATACTTCCGTGCCGCAAGAAGGGGAACGAGGATGAACAACAGCGCGAGAGGAGCGGCGCAAGCGCGGGGCGCCAAGGTGTTCGGCGCCGTCGGCATCGCGTTAACGCCGAAGGAGCAGGACGAAGGGGCGGTCGTCTCCGAATTTTCCAGCACGAGCCGGGACGAATGCGACATCTTCACCGAACCGCGCATCGCCCGAATTCCGGTGTACAAGGAAGACGAAACGAAGGGGGACAGACGCC
Coding sequences within:
- a CDS encoding Gfo/Idh/MocA family oxidoreductase: MSKVKVGIIGLGEVAQIIHLPILQALSDRYEIAALCDISPSLVAWAGERFGVSNLYTDAHELVRQEDLDAVFVLNSDEYHAEHAIAALRAGKHVLIEKPMTLTVSDADALIAARDAAGVHVMVGYMRRYAPAFAKACEELASLGPIQYARIRDIIGQNAMIIEQSSVVQRFADIPQEAVDDRRARAKRMVDEAVGDAPQPIRNSYRLLAGLNSHDLSAMRELLGMPKRVVSASHWNDGYYIAATFEFDGYCATFETGVDFQRRFDAHIEVFGKSKQMRLQYDTPYIRHLPTTLRIAETIGDAYEESVHRPTFKDPYTVELERFYEVVAQGAAPKTTPEDYKQDLALFRMICDALLRNYTSVPQEGERG